In the genome of Pan troglodytes isolate AG18354 chromosome 15, NHGRI_mPanTro3-v2.0_pri, whole genome shotgun sequence, one region contains:
- the ADCY4 gene encoding adenylate cyclase type 4 isoform X1, which produces MARLFSPRPPPSEDLFYETYYSLSQQYPLLLLLLGIVLCALAALLAVAWASGRELTSDPSFLTTVLCALGGFSLLLGLASREQRLQRWTRPLSGLVWVALLALGHAFLFTGGVVSAWDQVSYFLFVIFTAYAMLPLGMRDAAVAGLASSLSHLLVLGLYLGPQPDSRPALLPQLAANAVLFLCGNVAGVYHKALMERALRATFREALSSLHSRRRLDTEKKHQEHLLLSILPAYLAREMKAEIMARLQAGQGSRPESTNNFHSLYVKRHQGVSVLYADIVGFTRLASECSPKELVLMLNELFGKFDQIAKEHECMRIKILGDCYYCVSGLPLSLPDHAINCVRMGLDMCRAIRKLRAATGVDINMRVGVHSGSVLCGVIGLQKWQYDVWSHDVTLANHMEAGGVPGRVHITGATLALLAGAYAVEDAGMEHRDPYLRELGEPTYLVIDPRAEEEDEKGTAGGLLSSLEGLKMRPSLLMTRYLESWGAAKPFAHLSHGDSPVSTSTPLPEKTLASFSTQWSLDRSRTPRGLDDELDTGDAKFFQVIEQLNSQKQWKQSKDFNPLTLYFREKEMEKEYRLSAIPAFKYYEACTFLVFLSNFIIQMLVTNRPPALAITYSITFLLFLLILFVCFSEDLMRCVLKGPKMLHWLPALSGLVATRPGLRIALGTTTILLVFAMAVTSLFFFPTSSDCPFQAPNVSSMISNLSWELPGSLPLISVPYSMHCCTLGFLSCSLFLHMSFELKLLLLLLWLAASCSLFLHSHAWLSECLIVRLYLGPLDSRPGVLKEPKLMGAISFFIFFFTLLVLARQNEYYCRLDFLWKKKLRQEREETETMENLTRLLLENVLPAHVAPQFIGQNRRNEDLYHQSYECVCVLFASVPDFKEFYSESNINHEGLECLRLLNEIIADFDELLSKPKFSGVEKIKTIGSTYMAATGLNATSGQDAQQDAERSCSHLGTMVEFAMALGSKLDVINKHSFNNFRLRVGLNHGPVVAGVIGAQKPQYDIWGNTVNVASRMESTGVLGKIQVTEETAWALQSLGYTCYSRGVIKVKGKGQLCTYFLNTDLTRTGPPSATLG; this is translated from the exons AGACCCGAGCTTCCTGACCACTGTGCTGTGCGCGCTGGGCGGCTTCTCGCTGCTGCTGGGCCTCGCTTCCCGGGAGCAGCGACTGCAGCGCTGGACGCGTCCCCTGTCCGGCTTGGTATGGGTCGCGCTGCTAGCGCTAGGCCACGCCTTCCTGTTCACCGGGGGCGTGGTGAGCGCCTGGGACCAG GTGTCCTATTTTCTCTTCGTCATCTTCACGGCGTATGCCATGCTGCCCTTGGGCATGCGGGACGCCGCCGTCGCGGGCCTCGCCTCCTCACTCTCGCATCTGCTGGTCCTCGGGCTGTATCTTGGGCCACAGCCGGACTCACGGCCTGCACTGCTGCCGCAG TTGGCAGCAAACGCAGTGCTGTTCCTGTGCGGGAACGTGGCAGGAGTGTACCACAAGGCGCTGATGGAGCGCGCCCTGCGGGCCACGTTCCGGGAGGCACTCAGCTCCCTGCACTCACGCCGGCGGCTGGACACCGAGAAGAAACACCAG GAACACCTTCTCTTGTCCATCCTTCCTGCCTACCTGGCCCgagagatgaaggcagagatcatgGCACGGCTGCAGGCAGGACAGGGGTCACGGCCAGAGAGCACTAACAATTTCCACAGCCTCTATGTCAAGAGGCACCAGGgagtcag CGTGCTGTATGCTGACATCGTGGGCTTCACACGGCTGGCCAGCGAGTGTTCCCCTAAGGAGCTGGTGCTCATGCTCAATGAGCTCTTTGGCAAGTTCGACCAGATTGCCAAG GAGCATGAATGCATGCGGATCAAGATCCTGGGGGACTGTTACTACTGTGTCTCTGGGCTGCCACTCTCACTGCCAGACCATGCCATCAACTGCGTGCGCATGGGCCTGGACATGTGCCGGGCCATCAG GAAACTGCGGGCAGCCACTGGCGTGGACATCAACATGCGTGTGGGCGTGCACTCAGGCAGCGTACTGTGTGGAGTCATCGGGCTGCAGAAGTGGCAGTACGACGTTTGGTCCCATGATGTCACACTGGCTAACCACATGGAGGCAGGCGGTGTACCAGG gCGAGTGCACATCACAGGGGCTACCCTGGCCCTGCTGGCAGGGGCTTATGCTGTGGAGGACGCAGGCATGGAGCATCGGGACCCCTACCTTCGGGAGCTAGGGGAGCCTACCTATCTGGTCATCGATCCACGG gcagaggaggaggatgagaagGGCACTGCAGGAGGCTTGCTGTCCTCGCTTGAGGGCCTCAAGATGCGTCCATCACTGCTGATGACCCGTTACCTGGAGTCCTGGGGCGCAGCCAAGCCTTTTGCCCACCTGAGCCACGGAGACAGCCCTGTGTCCACCTCCACCCCTCTCCCG GAGAAGACCCTGGCTTCCTTCAGCACCCAGTGGAGCCTGGATCG GAGCCGTACCCCCCGGGGACTAGATGATGAACTGGACACCGGGGATGCCAAGTTCTTCCAGGTCATTGAGCAGCTCAACTCGCAGAA acaGTGGAAGCAGTCGAAGGACTTCAACCCCCTGACACTGTACTTCAGAGAgaaggagatggagaaagag TACCGACTCTCTGCAATCCCCGCCTTCAAATACTATGAAGCCTGCACCTTCCTGGTTTTTCTCTCCAACTTCATCATCCAGATGCTAGTGACAAACAG GCCCCCAGCTCTGGCCATCACGTATAGCAtcaccttcctcctcttcctcctcatcctttTTGTCTGCTTCTCAGAGGACCTGATG AGGTGTGTCCTGAAAGGCCCCAAGATGCTGCACTGGCTGCCTGCACTGTCTGGCCTGGTGGCCACACGACCAGGACTGAGAATAGCCTTGGGCACCACCACCATCCTCCTTGTCTTTGCCATGGCCGTTACCAGCCTG TTCTTCTTCCCAACATCATCAGACTGCCCTTTCCAAGCTCCCAATGTGTCCTCCATGATTTCCAACCTCTCCTGGGAGCTCCCTGGGTCTCTGCCTCTCATCAGTGTCCCA TACTCCATGCACTGCTGCACGCTGGGcttcctctcctgctccctcTTTCTGCACATGAGCTTCGAGCTgaagctgctgctgctcctgctgtgGCTGGCGGCATCCTGCTCCCTCTTCCTGCACTCCCACGCCTGGCTGTCCGAATGCCTCATCGTCCGCCTCTATCTGGGCCCCTTGGACTCCAG GCCCGGAGTGCTGAAGGAGCCCAAACTGATGGGTGCTAtctccttcttcatcttcttcttcacCCTCCTTGTCCTGGCTCGCCAG AATGAGTACTACTGCCGCCTGGACTTCCTGTGGaagaagaagctgaggcaggagagggaggagacagAGACGATGGAGAACCTGACTCGGCTGCTCTTGGAGAACGTGCTCCCTGCACACGTGGCCCCCCAGTTCATTGGCCAGAACCGGCGCAACGAG GATCTCTACCACCAGTCCTATGAATGCGTTTGTGTCCTCTTCGCCTCAGTCCCAGACTTCAAGGAGTTCTACTCTGAATCCAACATCAATCATGAGGGCCTAGAGTGTCTGAGGCTGCTCAATGAGATAATTGCTGATTTTGATGAG CTGCTCTCCAAGCCCAAGTTCAGTGGGGTggagaagatcaagaccatcggcAGCACCTACATGGCAGCCACAGGCTTAAATGCCACCTCTGGACAGGATGCACAACAG GATGCTGAACGGAGCTGCAGCCACCTTGGCACTATGGTGGAATTTGCCATGGCCCTGGGGTCTAAGCTGGACGTCATCAAcaagcattcattcaacaacttcCGCCTGCGAGTGG GGTTGAACCATGGACCCGTAGTAGCTGGAGTTATTGGGGCCCAGAAGCCGCAATATGACATTTGGGGCAACACAGTGAACGTGGCCAGCCGCATGGAGAGTACAGGAGTCCTTGGCAAAATCCAA GTGACTGAGGAGACAGCATGGGCCCTACAGTCCCTGGGCTACACCTGCTACAGCCGGGGTGTCATCAAGGTGAAAGGCAAAGGGCAGCTCTGCACCTACTTCCTGAACACAGACTTGACACGAACTGGACCTCCTTCAGCTACCCTAGGCTGA
- the ADCY4 gene encoding adenylate cyclase type 4 isoform X4 — MLPLGMRDAAVAGLASSLSHLLVLGLYLGPQPDSRPALLPQLAANAVLFLCGNVAGVYHKALMERALRATFREALSSLHSRRRLDTEKKHQEHLLLSILPAYLAREMKAEIMARLQAGQGSRPESTNNFHSLYVKRHQGVSVLYADIVGFTRLASECSPKELVLMLNELFGKFDQIAKEHECMRIKILGDCYYCVSGLPLSLPDHAINCVRMGLDMCRAIRKLRAATGVDINMRVGVHSGSVLCGVIGLQKWQYDVWSHDVTLANHMEAGGVPGRVHITGATLALLAGAYAVEDAGMEHRDPYLRELGEPTYLVIDPRAEEEDEKGTAGGLLSSLEGLKMRPSLLMTRYLESWGAAKPFAHLSHGDSPVSTSTPLPEKTLASFSTQWSLDRSRTPRGLDDELDTGDAKFFQVIEQLNSQKQWKQSKDFNPLTLYFREKEMEKEYRLSAIPAFKYYEACTFLVFLSNFIIQMLVTNRPPALAITYSITFLLFLLILFVCFSEDLMRCVLKGPKMLHWLPALSGLVATRPGLRIALGTTTILLVFAMAVTSLFFFPTSSDCPFQAPNVSSMISNLSWELPGSLPLISVPYSMHCCTLGFLSCSLFLHMSFELKLLLLLLWLAASCSLFLHSHAWLSECLIVRLYLGPLDSRPGVLKEPKLMGAISFFIFFFTLLVLARQNEYYCRLDFLWKKKLRQEREETETMENLTRLLLENVLPAHVAPQFIGQNRRNEDLYHQSYECVCVLFASVPDFKEFYSESNINHEGLECLRLLNEIIADFDELLSKPKFSGVEKIKTIGSTYMAATGLNATSGQDAQQDAERSCSHLGTMVEFAMALGSKLDVINKHSFNNFRLRVGLNHGPVVAGVIGAQKPQYDIWGNTVNVASRMESTGVLGKIQVTEETAWALQSLGYTCYSRGVIKVKGKGQLCTYFLNTDLTRTGPPSATLG; from the exons ATGCTGCCCTTGGGCATGCGGGACGCCGCCGTCGCGGGCCTCGCCTCCTCACTCTCGCATCTGCTGGTCCTCGGGCTGTATCTTGGGCCACAGCCGGACTCACGGCCTGCACTGCTGCCGCAG TTGGCAGCAAACGCAGTGCTGTTCCTGTGCGGGAACGTGGCAGGAGTGTACCACAAGGCGCTGATGGAGCGCGCCCTGCGGGCCACGTTCCGGGAGGCACTCAGCTCCCTGCACTCACGCCGGCGGCTGGACACCGAGAAGAAACACCAG GAACACCTTCTCTTGTCCATCCTTCCTGCCTACCTGGCCCgagagatgaaggcagagatcatgGCACGGCTGCAGGCAGGACAGGGGTCACGGCCAGAGAGCACTAACAATTTCCACAGCCTCTATGTCAAGAGGCACCAGGgagtcag CGTGCTGTATGCTGACATCGTGGGCTTCACACGGCTGGCCAGCGAGTGTTCCCCTAAGGAGCTGGTGCTCATGCTCAATGAGCTCTTTGGCAAGTTCGACCAGATTGCCAAG GAGCATGAATGCATGCGGATCAAGATCCTGGGGGACTGTTACTACTGTGTCTCTGGGCTGCCACTCTCACTGCCAGACCATGCCATCAACTGCGTGCGCATGGGCCTGGACATGTGCCGGGCCATCAG GAAACTGCGGGCAGCCACTGGCGTGGACATCAACATGCGTGTGGGCGTGCACTCAGGCAGCGTACTGTGTGGAGTCATCGGGCTGCAGAAGTGGCAGTACGACGTTTGGTCCCATGATGTCACACTGGCTAACCACATGGAGGCAGGCGGTGTACCAGG gCGAGTGCACATCACAGGGGCTACCCTGGCCCTGCTGGCAGGGGCTTATGCTGTGGAGGACGCAGGCATGGAGCATCGGGACCCCTACCTTCGGGAGCTAGGGGAGCCTACCTATCTGGTCATCGATCCACGG gcagaggaggaggatgagaagGGCACTGCAGGAGGCTTGCTGTCCTCGCTTGAGGGCCTCAAGATGCGTCCATCACTGCTGATGACCCGTTACCTGGAGTCCTGGGGCGCAGCCAAGCCTTTTGCCCACCTGAGCCACGGAGACAGCCCTGTGTCCACCTCCACCCCTCTCCCG GAGAAGACCCTGGCTTCCTTCAGCACCCAGTGGAGCCTGGATCG GAGCCGTACCCCCCGGGGACTAGATGATGAACTGGACACCGGGGATGCCAAGTTCTTCCAGGTCATTGAGCAGCTCAACTCGCAGAA acaGTGGAAGCAGTCGAAGGACTTCAACCCCCTGACACTGTACTTCAGAGAgaaggagatggagaaagag TACCGACTCTCTGCAATCCCCGCCTTCAAATACTATGAAGCCTGCACCTTCCTGGTTTTTCTCTCCAACTTCATCATCCAGATGCTAGTGACAAACAG GCCCCCAGCTCTGGCCATCACGTATAGCAtcaccttcctcctcttcctcctcatcctttTTGTCTGCTTCTCAGAGGACCTGATG AGGTGTGTCCTGAAAGGCCCCAAGATGCTGCACTGGCTGCCTGCACTGTCTGGCCTGGTGGCCACACGACCAGGACTGAGAATAGCCTTGGGCACCACCACCATCCTCCTTGTCTTTGCCATGGCCGTTACCAGCCTG TTCTTCTTCCCAACATCATCAGACTGCCCTTTCCAAGCTCCCAATGTGTCCTCCATGATTTCCAACCTCTCCTGGGAGCTCCCTGGGTCTCTGCCTCTCATCAGTGTCCCA TACTCCATGCACTGCTGCACGCTGGGcttcctctcctgctccctcTTTCTGCACATGAGCTTCGAGCTgaagctgctgctgctcctgctgtgGCTGGCGGCATCCTGCTCCCTCTTCCTGCACTCCCACGCCTGGCTGTCCGAATGCCTCATCGTCCGCCTCTATCTGGGCCCCTTGGACTCCAG GCCCGGAGTGCTGAAGGAGCCCAAACTGATGGGTGCTAtctccttcttcatcttcttcttcacCCTCCTTGTCCTGGCTCGCCAG AATGAGTACTACTGCCGCCTGGACTTCCTGTGGaagaagaagctgaggcaggagagggaggagacagAGACGATGGAGAACCTGACTCGGCTGCTCTTGGAGAACGTGCTCCCTGCACACGTGGCCCCCCAGTTCATTGGCCAGAACCGGCGCAACGAG GATCTCTACCACCAGTCCTATGAATGCGTTTGTGTCCTCTTCGCCTCAGTCCCAGACTTCAAGGAGTTCTACTCTGAATCCAACATCAATCATGAGGGCCTAGAGTGTCTGAGGCTGCTCAATGAGATAATTGCTGATTTTGATGAG CTGCTCTCCAAGCCCAAGTTCAGTGGGGTggagaagatcaagaccatcggcAGCACCTACATGGCAGCCACAGGCTTAAATGCCACCTCTGGACAGGATGCACAACAG GATGCTGAACGGAGCTGCAGCCACCTTGGCACTATGGTGGAATTTGCCATGGCCCTGGGGTCTAAGCTGGACGTCATCAAcaagcattcattcaacaacttcCGCCTGCGAGTGG GGTTGAACCATGGACCCGTAGTAGCTGGAGTTATTGGGGCCCAGAAGCCGCAATATGACATTTGGGGCAACACAGTGAACGTGGCCAGCCGCATGGAGAGTACAGGAGTCCTTGGCAAAATCCAA GTGACTGAGGAGACAGCATGGGCCCTACAGTCCCTGGGCTACACCTGCTACAGCCGGGGTGTCATCAAGGTGAAAGGCAAAGGGCAGCTCTGCACCTACTTCCTGAACACAGACTTGACACGAACTGGACCTCCTTCAGCTACCCTAGGCTGA
- the ADCY4 gene encoding adenylate cyclase type 4 isoform X2: protein MARLFSPRPPPSEDLFYETYYSLSQQYPLLLLLLGIVLCALAALLAVAWASGRELTSDPSFLTTVLCALGGFSLLLGLASREQRLQRWTRPLSGLVWVALLALGHAFLFTGGVVSAWDQVSYFLFVIFTAYAMLPLGMRDAAVAGLASSLSHLLVLGLYLGPQPDSRPALLPQLAANAVLFLCGNVAGVYHKALMERALRATFREALSSLHSRRRLDTEKKHQEHLLLSILPAYLAREMKAEIMARLQAGQGSRPESTNNFHSLYVKRHQGVSVLYADIVGFTRLASECSPKELVLMLNELFGKFDQIAKEHECMRIKILGDCYYCVSGLPLSLPDHAINCVRMGLDMCRAIRKLRAATGVDINMRVGVHSGSVLCGVIGLQKWQYDVWSHDVTLANHMEAGGVPGRVHITGATLALLAGAYAVEDAGMEHRDPYLRELGEPTYLVIDPRAEEEDEKGTAGGLLSSLEGLKMRPSLLMTRYLESWGAAKPFAHLSHGDSPVSTSTPLPEKTLASFSTQWSLDRSRTPRGLDDELDTGDAKFFQVIEQLNSQKQWKQSKDFNPLTLYFREKEMEKEYRLSAIPAFKYYEACTFLVFLSNFIIQMLVTNRPPALAITYSITFLLFLLILFVCFSEDLMRCVLKGPKMLHWLPALSGLVATRPGLRIALGTTTILLVFAMAVTSLFFFPTSSDCPFQAPNVSSMISNLSWELPGSLPLISVPYSMHCCTLGFLSCSLFLHMSFELKLLLLLLWLAASCSLFLHSHAWLSECLIVRLYLGPLDSRPGVLKEPKLMGAISFFIFFFTLLVLARQNEYYCRLDFLWKKKLRQEREETETMENLTRLLLENVLPAHVAPQFIGQNRRNELLSKPKFSGVEKIKTIGSTYMAATGLNATSGQDAQQDAERSCSHLGTMVEFAMALGSKLDVINKHSFNNFRLRVGLNHGPVVAGVIGAQKPQYDIWGNTVNVASRMESTGVLGKIQVTEETAWALQSLGYTCYSRGVIKVKGKGQLCTYFLNTDLTRTGPPSATLG, encoded by the exons AGACCCGAGCTTCCTGACCACTGTGCTGTGCGCGCTGGGCGGCTTCTCGCTGCTGCTGGGCCTCGCTTCCCGGGAGCAGCGACTGCAGCGCTGGACGCGTCCCCTGTCCGGCTTGGTATGGGTCGCGCTGCTAGCGCTAGGCCACGCCTTCCTGTTCACCGGGGGCGTGGTGAGCGCCTGGGACCAG GTGTCCTATTTTCTCTTCGTCATCTTCACGGCGTATGCCATGCTGCCCTTGGGCATGCGGGACGCCGCCGTCGCGGGCCTCGCCTCCTCACTCTCGCATCTGCTGGTCCTCGGGCTGTATCTTGGGCCACAGCCGGACTCACGGCCTGCACTGCTGCCGCAG TTGGCAGCAAACGCAGTGCTGTTCCTGTGCGGGAACGTGGCAGGAGTGTACCACAAGGCGCTGATGGAGCGCGCCCTGCGGGCCACGTTCCGGGAGGCACTCAGCTCCCTGCACTCACGCCGGCGGCTGGACACCGAGAAGAAACACCAG GAACACCTTCTCTTGTCCATCCTTCCTGCCTACCTGGCCCgagagatgaaggcagagatcatgGCACGGCTGCAGGCAGGACAGGGGTCACGGCCAGAGAGCACTAACAATTTCCACAGCCTCTATGTCAAGAGGCACCAGGgagtcag CGTGCTGTATGCTGACATCGTGGGCTTCACACGGCTGGCCAGCGAGTGTTCCCCTAAGGAGCTGGTGCTCATGCTCAATGAGCTCTTTGGCAAGTTCGACCAGATTGCCAAG GAGCATGAATGCATGCGGATCAAGATCCTGGGGGACTGTTACTACTGTGTCTCTGGGCTGCCACTCTCACTGCCAGACCATGCCATCAACTGCGTGCGCATGGGCCTGGACATGTGCCGGGCCATCAG GAAACTGCGGGCAGCCACTGGCGTGGACATCAACATGCGTGTGGGCGTGCACTCAGGCAGCGTACTGTGTGGAGTCATCGGGCTGCAGAAGTGGCAGTACGACGTTTGGTCCCATGATGTCACACTGGCTAACCACATGGAGGCAGGCGGTGTACCAGG gCGAGTGCACATCACAGGGGCTACCCTGGCCCTGCTGGCAGGGGCTTATGCTGTGGAGGACGCAGGCATGGAGCATCGGGACCCCTACCTTCGGGAGCTAGGGGAGCCTACCTATCTGGTCATCGATCCACGG gcagaggaggaggatgagaagGGCACTGCAGGAGGCTTGCTGTCCTCGCTTGAGGGCCTCAAGATGCGTCCATCACTGCTGATGACCCGTTACCTGGAGTCCTGGGGCGCAGCCAAGCCTTTTGCCCACCTGAGCCACGGAGACAGCCCTGTGTCCACCTCCACCCCTCTCCCG GAGAAGACCCTGGCTTCCTTCAGCACCCAGTGGAGCCTGGATCG GAGCCGTACCCCCCGGGGACTAGATGATGAACTGGACACCGGGGATGCCAAGTTCTTCCAGGTCATTGAGCAGCTCAACTCGCAGAA acaGTGGAAGCAGTCGAAGGACTTCAACCCCCTGACACTGTACTTCAGAGAgaaggagatggagaaagag TACCGACTCTCTGCAATCCCCGCCTTCAAATACTATGAAGCCTGCACCTTCCTGGTTTTTCTCTCCAACTTCATCATCCAGATGCTAGTGACAAACAG GCCCCCAGCTCTGGCCATCACGTATAGCAtcaccttcctcctcttcctcctcatcctttTTGTCTGCTTCTCAGAGGACCTGATG AGGTGTGTCCTGAAAGGCCCCAAGATGCTGCACTGGCTGCCTGCACTGTCTGGCCTGGTGGCCACACGACCAGGACTGAGAATAGCCTTGGGCACCACCACCATCCTCCTTGTCTTTGCCATGGCCGTTACCAGCCTG TTCTTCTTCCCAACATCATCAGACTGCCCTTTCCAAGCTCCCAATGTGTCCTCCATGATTTCCAACCTCTCCTGGGAGCTCCCTGGGTCTCTGCCTCTCATCAGTGTCCCA TACTCCATGCACTGCTGCACGCTGGGcttcctctcctgctccctcTTTCTGCACATGAGCTTCGAGCTgaagctgctgctgctcctgctgtgGCTGGCGGCATCCTGCTCCCTCTTCCTGCACTCCCACGCCTGGCTGTCCGAATGCCTCATCGTCCGCCTCTATCTGGGCCCCTTGGACTCCAG GCCCGGAGTGCTGAAGGAGCCCAAACTGATGGGTGCTAtctccttcttcatcttcttcttcacCCTCCTTGTCCTGGCTCGCCAG AATGAGTACTACTGCCGCCTGGACTTCCTGTGGaagaagaagctgaggcaggagagggaggagacagAGACGATGGAGAACCTGACTCGGCTGCTCTTGGAGAACGTGCTCCCTGCACACGTGGCCCCCCAGTTCATTGGCCAGAACCGGCGCAACGAG CTGCTCTCCAAGCCCAAGTTCAGTGGGGTggagaagatcaagaccatcggcAGCACCTACATGGCAGCCACAGGCTTAAATGCCACCTCTGGACAGGATGCACAACAG GATGCTGAACGGAGCTGCAGCCACCTTGGCACTATGGTGGAATTTGCCATGGCCCTGGGGTCTAAGCTGGACGTCATCAAcaagcattcattcaacaacttcCGCCTGCGAGTGG GGTTGAACCATGGACCCGTAGTAGCTGGAGTTATTGGGGCCCAGAAGCCGCAATATGACATTTGGGGCAACACAGTGAACGTGGCCAGCCGCATGGAGAGTACAGGAGTCCTTGGCAAAATCCAA GTGACTGAGGAGACAGCATGGGCCCTACAGTCCCTGGGCTACACCTGCTACAGCCGGGGTGTCATCAAGGTGAAAGGCAAAGGGCAGCTCTGCACCTACTTCCTGAACACAGACTTGACACGAACTGGACCTCCTTCAGCTACCCTAGGCTGA